In Cryptomeria japonica chromosome 10, Sugi_1.0, whole genome shotgun sequence, a genomic segment contains:
- the LOC131859279 gene encoding enoyl-CoA delta isomerase 2, peroxisomal-like: MCSLEKRGNVYILTFVGDGEHRFNPTTFDAISDALKEVEESADAAALVTTNAGKYFSCGLDMKWVGESPHDRFDIGMEKLENMFAAFMKLSIPTVAAICGHAEASAFTLALAHDYRFMSTQGSSHLYMCELDHGFNIPKSMLTLIRSKLHPAALRDVVLGGTKLNAQMAFQKGIVDAAFDDSVGTLQAAVKEAEKLAVRGWNREIYRSFRLAAFPDVVEELDIHVPYRMLASYNF; encoded by the coding sequence ATGTGCAGCCTAGAGAAGCGAGGAAATGTGTACATCTTGACCTTCGTTGGTGACGGCGAGCACAGGTTTAATCCCACAACATTCGATGCCATCTCTGACGCTCTCAAAGAGGTGGAAGAATCGGCAGACGCAGCAGCCCTGGTAACCACCAACGCAGGCAAATACTTCTCCTGCGGCCTCGACATGAAATGGGTTGGCGAGAGCCCCCACGACCGTTTTGACATAGGCATGGAGAAATTAGAGAATATGTTCGCAGCCTTCATGAAGCTCAGCATCCCCACCGTGGCAGCCATCTGCGGGCACGCGGAGGCGAGCGCCTTCACGCTTGCTCTGGCTCACGATTACCGCTTCATGAGTACGCAGGGGTCCTCCCACCTCTACATGTGCGAGCTCGATCATGGCTTCAACATCCCCAAGAGTATGCTAACCTTGATTCGTAGCAAGCTGCACCCTGCAGCCCTGCGCGATGTGGTGCTAGGCGGCACCAAGCTCAACGCCCAGATGGCCTTTCAGAAAGGGATTGTGGACGCCGCTTTCGACGACTCGGTGGGGACTTTGCAGGCGGCGGTTAAGGAGGCAGAGAAACTGGCGGTCAGGGGATGGAACAGGGAGATCTACCGTAGCTTCAGGTTGGCTGCCTTTCCTGACGTTGTGGAGGAGCTCGATATTCATGTTCCCTATCGCATGCTCGCTTCCTATAACTTCTGA
- the LOC131859281 gene encoding enoyl-CoA delta isomerase 2, peroxisomal-like encodes MCSLEKRGNVYILTFVGDGEHRFNPTTFDAISDALKEVEESADAAALVTTNAGKYFSCGLDMKWVGESPHDRFDIGMEKLENMFAAFMKLSIPTVAAICGHAEASAFTLALAHDYRFMSTQGSSHLYMCELDHGFNIPKSMLTLIRSKLHPAALRDVVLGGTKLNAQMAFQKGIVDAAFDDSVGTLQAAVKEAEKLAVRGWNREIYRSFRLAAFPDVVEELDIHVPYRMLASYNF; translated from the coding sequence ATGTGCAGCCTAGAGAAGCGAGGAAATGTGTACATCTTGACCTTCGTTGGTGACGGCGAGCACAGGTTTAATCCCACAACATTCGATGCCATCTCTGACGCTCTCAAAGAGGTGGAAGAATCGGCAGACGCAGCAGCCCTGGTAACCACCAACGCAGGCAAATACTTCTCCTGCGGCCTCGACATGAAATGGGTTGGCGAGAGCCCCCACGACCGTTTTGACATAGGCATGGAGAAATTAGAGAATATGTTCGCAGCCTTCATGAAGCTCAGCATCCCCACCGTGGCAGCCATCTGCGGGCACGCGGAGGCGAGCGCCTTCACGCTTGCTCTGGCTCACGATTACCGCTTCATGAGTACGCAGGGGTCCTCCCACCTCTACATGTGCGAGCTCGATCATGGCTTCAACATCCCCAAGAGTATGCTAACCTTGATTCGTAGCAAGCTGCACCCTGCAGCCCTGCGCGATGTGGTGCTAGGCGGCACCAAGCTCAACGCCCAGATGGCCTTTCAGAAAGGGATTGTGGACGCCGCTTTCGACGACTCGGTGGGGACTTTGCAGGCGGCGGTTAAGGAGGCAGAGAAACTGGCGGTCAGGGGATGGAACAGGGAGATCTACCGTAGCTTCAGGTTGGCTGCCTTTCCTGACGTTGTGGAGGAGCTCGATATTCATGTTCCCTATCGCATGCTCGCTTCCTATAACTTCTG